One Panicum virgatum strain AP13 chromosome 9K, P.virgatum_v5, whole genome shotgun sequence genomic region harbors:
- the LOC120652585 gene encoding probable NADH dehydrogenase [ubiquinone] 1 alpha subcomplex subunit 5, mitochondrial, whose protein sequence is MFLRRILTGGGGLAALRAARAVKETTGIVGLDVVPNAREVLIGLYTRTLKEIEAVPKDEGYRKAVESFTNHRLQICQEEDDWKRIEDRIGCGQVEELIEEAEDELKLIAKMIEWDPWGVPEDYECEVIEDDTPIPKHVPQHRPVALPEEFFKTLDAVKSDPALQGDAPPQVKA, encoded by the exons ATGTTCCTGCGGCGGATCCTGACCGGCGGGGGCGGCCTGGCGGCGCTGCGTGCGGCGCGCGCCGTCAAGGAGACGACGGGGATCGTGGGCCTCGATGTGGTGCCCAACGCGCGGGAGGTGCTCATCGGTCTCTACACGCGCACGCTCAAGGAGATCGAGGCGGTCCCCAAGGACGAGGGCTACCGCAAGGCCGTCGAGTCCTTCACCAACCACCGCCTCCAGATCTGCCAGGAGGAGGACGACTGGAAGCGCATCGAAGACCGAATCGGATGCGGGCAGGTCGAGGAGCTcatcgaggaggccgaggacgagCTCAAGCTCATCGCAAAAATGATTG AATGGGATCCCTGGGGTGTTCCTGAAGACTATGAATGCGAGGTGATTGAAGATGACACCCCAATTCCTAAGCATGTTCCTCAGCACAGGCCTGTTGCGCTTCCTGAGGAGTTCTTCAAGACACTAGATGCTGTCAAATCTGATCCCGCTCTGCAGGGCGATGCTCCTCCTCAAGTGAAGGCATAA
- the LOC120652584 gene encoding GPN-loop GTPase QQT2-like has protein sequence MDVDSDPAATSKPTQMDLEQQADAKGKGTAEDGSMKSEELADSIGGLSIGPGRTNFKKKPVIIIVIGMAGTGKTTLMHRLVCDMQASNKRGYVVNLDPAVMTLPFGANIDIRDTVRYKDVMKEYGLGPNGGILTSLNLFATKFDEVVSVIERRADQLDYVLVDTPGQIEIFTWSASGAIITEAFASTFPTVVAFVVDTPRSTSPATFMSNMLYACSILYKTRLPLVLTFNKVDVAKHEFAIEWMEDFEAFQTALESDKSYSATYTRSLSLVLDEFYKNLRSVGVSAVAGTGVNTFYEAIEASAKEYMETYRADLDKRIAEKERLEAERRKENMEKLQRDMMKSKGQTVVLSTGLKDKNPASDMMDDAEDEEDEEFEESGFIVDDEEEEDEGEDEEVAHFGF, from the exons ATGGACGTCGACTCGGACCCCGCCGCCACGAGCAAGCCTACCCAGATGGACCTCGAGCAAcag GCGGACGCGAAGGGGAAGGGGACAGCAGAGGATGGGAGCATGAAGAGCGAGGAGCTCGCGGACTCCATCGGGGGCCTCTCCATTGGCCCGGGGCGCACCAATTTCAAGAAGAAGCCCGTGATAATCATCGTCATCGGCATGGCCG GGACGGGGAAGACGACCTTGATGCACCGGCTGGTGTGCGATATGCAAGCCTCAAACAAGAGGGgctatgtcgttaaccttgacccagcggtgatgacactgccgtTCGGAGCCAACATTGACATCCGTGACACAGTGCGGTATAAGGATGTCatgaaggagtacggccttGGCCCCAATGGTGGCATCCTCACCTCGCTCAACCTTTTTgccaccaagttcgatgag GTTGTTTCTGTCATTGAAAGACGTGCAGATCAACTGGATTATGTACTTGTGGACACTCCTGGGCAGATTGAGATCTTCACTTGGTCGGCTTCGGGAGCTATCATTACTGAAGCTTTTGCATCAACATTTCCAACGGTTGTTGCATTTGTTGTTGACACACCCAGATCAACAAGTCCTGCTACTTTTATGAGCAATATGCTTTATGCCTGCAGTATTCTCTACAAAACCCGCCTCCCTCTAGTCCTGACATTCAACAAGGTTGATGTTGCCAAGCACGAGTTTGCAATCGAA TGGATGGAAGACTTTGAGGCGTTTCAGACAGCATTGGAGTCAGATAAATCTTATTCCGCTACATATACCCGTAGCCTCTCTCTGGTCCTTGACGAATTCTACAAGAATCTACGGTCTGTTGGGGTATCTGCGGTGGCTGGTACTGGAGTCAATACATTTTATGAAGCTATAGAAGCAAGCGCCAAGGAATATATGGAAACCTACAG GGCTGATCTTGACAAGAGGATTGCTGAGAAGGAAAGATTGGAGGCAGAACGCAGGAAGGAGAACATGGAAAAATTGCAGAGAGACATGATGAAATCTAAAGGACAAACTGTGGTGCTCAGCACTGGTTTGAAGGACAAAAATCCTGCTTCAGACATGATGGATGATGCTgaggatgaagaagatgaggaattTGAAGAGTCTGGTTTTATtgtggatgatgaagaggaggaagatgaaggaGAAGATGAGGAAGTGGCTCATTTTGGCTTTTGA